One genomic window of Chiloscyllium plagiosum isolate BGI_BamShark_2017 unplaced genomic scaffold, ASM401019v2 scaf_9242, whole genome shotgun sequence includes the following:
- the pde6gb gene encoding phosphodiesterase 6G, cGMP-specific, rod, gamma, paralog b: MAANPLEIQPNLKAQEMALSLEPPKPLGEIKSATRVTGGPATPRKGPPKFKQRQTRQFKSKPPKKGVQGFGDDIPGMEGLGTDITVICPWEAFNHLELHELAQYGII; encoded by the exons ATGGCAGCAAACCCCCTGGAAATTCAACCAAACTTGAAAGCACAAGAGATGGCTCTCTCTTTAGAACCACCGAAACCTTTGGGAGAAATTAAATCAGCCACAAGAGTAACTGGAGGACCAGCAACTCCTAGGAAAGGACCACCAAAGTTCAAACAAAGACAGACAAGACAGTTTAAGAGCAAGCCACCAAAGAAAGGAGTACAAGG GTTTGGTGATGACATTCCTGGAATGGAAGGATTAGGCACAG ATATCACCGTCATATGCCCCTGGGAGGCCTTCAATCATCTGGAATTACACGAACTAGCACAATATGGTATCATCTGA